The genomic DNA TGCCGAAGCGCTGCAGCATTACGGCTTGCGTCCTGGCGTGGTCAGTCGGGGGTATGGCGGCACGCAACGTGAGCCGATGCTGCTGGGCGCGGCACCAGACCCTGCGCAGGTGGGCGACGAGCCCTGCCTGATCCGTGCGAGCGGGGTCGAAGTGGCAATCGGGCGCGATCGTCCGGCTGCCGCGCGACTGTTGCTGGAGGCCGGCTGCGATGTCGTGATCGCCGATGACGGGTTGCAGCACTACCGCCTGGCCCGCGATATCGAAATCTGTGTCATCGACGGTCAGCGTCGCTTCGGCAATGGCCGTCTGCTTCCGGCAGGCCCGTTGCGCGAGCCGATGGCGCGGCTGGCATCGACCGATTTTCGGGTTTGCAACGGTGGTCGGCCCGAGGCCGGCGAAGTGCCGATGACGCTTGCCGGCGGCCAGGCACGCGCGCTGCTGGACGGGCATGCCCAGGCCCTGGCTGAATTCGCCGGGCAGCGGGTACGCGCTATCGCGGCGATCGGTAACCCCGGGCGTTTCTTCGACAGCTTGCGCAGCTACGGGCTGGATGTGGTGGAGCAGGCCTTTCCCGATCACCATGCCTATACCGCGGTCGAACTGGATTTCCACGACAGCTTGCCCCTGCTGATGACCGAGAAAGACGCGGTCAAATGCGCGCCGTTCGCCCAGCCGCACTGGTGGGCGGTACCGGTTCGGGCGGAGCTGCCTGCGTCGTTTCTGGCGGCCCTTATTCAGCGCGTCGGCGCCCTGAAGCGCTGAGCCCGGCCGGGGCTGGTTTATCATGGGTGTCCGGGCTATCCCGCACATCCATTCTGCAAGCGCTTTTCGGAGACGTCATGAGCCTTATCCAAACGCCGGTGTCCTACGGCGAACTGATCGACAAGATCACCATTCTCGAAATCAAGTCGCGTCAGATTACCGACCCGGCCAAGCTGGCCAATGTGCGCAACGAGCTGGACCTGCTCAATGCGACCTGGGCCAATGACGCCGCTTCGAAGACGGATATTTCCCGTGAGCGTGCCGATCTGCTCAAGGTCAATGAAACCTTGTGGGATATCGAAGACCGTATTCGCCTGAAGGAAAAGGCGCAGGCATTCGATCAGGAATTTATCGAGCTGGCTCGCGCGGTGTATTTCCGCAATGACGAGCGCGCTGCGTTCAAGCGCGAGATCAATCTCAAGCTTGGTTCGCAGTTGGTGGAAGAGAAGTCGTATCAGGATTATCGCGCGTCTTGAAACTGAGGGCTTAGAGCCCCCCTCACTCTAACCCTCTCCCCCGGCATAGCCAGGGGAGAGGGAATCGACTGAGGCAAGTCTTCAAGGTTTCGTGCTTTTGCTCCCTCTCCCGTGGCTATGCCGAGGGAGAGGGTTGGGGTGAGGGGGCCGGGTGCTCGCGGAACCCTTTACTACTTCTTCAAAAACGCCGCACACGCCTCAAACCGCTCGATCACCGCATCCACCGAAATCAAATCCATCACCCCGGGCTTTTCGATCTTCGTGCCCCACGGGATTTCATGCGCCGGCTTGCCCAGATATTTGCGCGCCGCCGCGTCATACATGTTCACGCACCAGCGTCGATCCGAGTAAGGACCGGAACGATCCGGGTTGCTCGCGGCATGCAAACCCAGCACCTTGCAGCCGACCGAATTTGCCATATGCATCGGCCCCGAATCGGGCGTCAGCAGCATCGGTGCACGGGCGAGCATCGCCATCAACTGCTTGAGGGTGTCCTTGCCGGTCAGGTCGAGTGGCTTGTGGCGTGTCGTGGCGAGAATCGTGTCGGCCATGCTGCGCTCAAGCGCCGACGGTCCGCCGACCAGTACCACGCGCCAGCCCTTGGCGGCGGCATGGTCCATGACCTGGGCGTAGCGCGCCGGCTCCCAGTTGCGTAGCGCATGGCTCGATGTCGGGCTGACCAGCAACGTCGGCGTATCGCCGGGAAGCTTTTCCGCTGCCCAGGCATGCGCCTCATCGGGAATCGGGATATCCCAACGCACTTCACGTTGTTTCAGTCCCAGCGGCTCGCAGAAGCTGCCGATGGCGTCGAGCACATGCTCGCCGGTTCGTGCGGGAATACGTTCGTTGATCACCAGGCCGTGCAGATCCTTGGCGCGCGCGTGGTCGTAACCGATGCGGCGTTTCGCGCGAATCCCCAGGCTGAGGAGATTCGAACGCATGGCCACCTGCATCTGCAGCAAGGCGTCAAACCGCTGATTTCGCAAACTTTCGCGTACGGCGCGCATGCCGCCCCAGCCGGCGCCCTTGTCGAAGGTGACGAACTCCACGCCAGGAAGGTCGCCAACCAGCTTGCGCTCGAGTTTGCCGACGATCCAGGTCAGCCGCGTTTGCGGCCAGGCCTGCTGCAGGGTCCGGACCAGCGGGACGACGTGTGTGACATCGCCGATGGCCGAGGTGCGCAACAGGCAGATCGAGGTGGGAGCGGACATAAGGCCTTCGGTTAGAATGGTCGAACGAGTTGAACCGGGCATGATGATGCAAGAGCAAGTCCGTGAGGACGCCGGTGGAGCGATTTTGTTCGACGCCGCCGCATCGCCACAAGTCGACGGTAACTGGTTCGCGCCGGCCTACTGGAGCGAACGGGGTGCCTTGCGCACCCAGGCGGGCGGGCGCGGCGGCATCGCGATCGTCGATACACCCGCGGGCGAATGCGTGCTGAAGCACTATCGGCGCGGT from Dyella sp. GSA-30 includes the following:
- a CDS encoding glycosyltransferase family 9 protein, whose amino-acid sequence is MSAPTSICLLRTSAIGDVTHVVPLVRTLQQAWPQTRLTWIVGKLERKLVGDLPGVEFVTFDKGAGWGGMRAVRESLRNQRFDALLQMQVAMRSNLLSLGIRAKRRIGYDHARAKDLHGLVINERIPARTGEHVLDAIGSFCEPLGLKQREVRWDIPIPDEAHAWAAEKLPGDTPTLLVSPTSSHALRNWEPARYAQVMDHAAAKGWRVVLVGGPSALERSMADTILATTRHKPLDLTGKDTLKQLMAMLARAPMLLTPDSGPMHMANSVGCKVLGLHAASNPDRSGPYSDRRWCVNMYDAAARKYLGKPAHEIPWGTKIEKPGVMDLISVDAVIERFEACAAFLKK
- a CDS encoding DUF6165 family protein, with translation MSLIQTPVSYGELIDKITILEIKSRQITDPAKLANVRNELDLLNATWANDAASKTDISRERADLLKVNETLWDIEDRIRLKEKAQAFDQEFIELARAVYFRNDERAAFKREINLKLGSQLVEEKSYQDYRAS
- the lpxK gene encoding tetraacyldisaccharide 4'-kinase encodes the protein MPWWAWPLSALYGGLIRLRRALYRADTFSSERLPVPVIVIGNISVGGTGKTPLTIAVAEALQHYGLRPGVVSRGYGGTQREPMLLGAAPDPAQVGDEPCLIRASGVEVAIGRDRPAAARLLLEAGCDVVIADDGLQHYRLARDIEICVIDGQRRFGNGRLLPAGPLREPMARLASTDFRVCNGGRPEAGEVPMTLAGGQARALLDGHAQALAEFAGQRVRAIAAIGNPGRFFDSLRSYGLDVVEQAFPDHHAYTAVELDFHDSLPLLMTEKDAVKCAPFAQPHWWAVPVRAELPASFLAALIQRVGALKR